One stretch of Candidatus Bathyarchaeia archaeon DNA includes these proteins:
- a CDS encoding (Fe-S)-binding protein has product MKIREIAEKIAICAYCPFMCKDICTVYAQTKRDSLSPTMHEYLLWMVLEGKISYRRDVGEILYESCSGCLLCQSWCASRQDVPEKLRLARMDLVELNLTPQSVQRVEQSTLSHHNPYHEPHEKRLSLLALKPSSKKGGSILYFVGCTAAYRRPELASAALRLMERCGEPPRVLDDEWCCGLPQYELGLMKTVERLAQHNREVIVNQGVEAVVTSCPECYYMLSQVYPRLGYALNIPVHHISQYLNMLMEERRLKLGRKLKPLTYHDPCYLGRRSQVYEEPRLVLKHVSEDLRELRWSRDKAYCGGGGVAYSLTYPGNASKVGVKVLEEAENLHVETLVTACPMCKHQLLNAARGRIQILDIAEAVESAAQL; this is encoded by the coding sequence ATGAAGATCAGGGAGATCGCTGAAAAAATCGCCATATGTGCCTACTGTCCCTTCATGTGTAAGGACATATGCACCGTGTACGCTCAAACCAAGAGGGACTCCTTATCACCAACCATGCATGAGTACCTTCTATGGATGGTCTTGGAGGGAAAGATATCTTACAGAAGGGATGTGGGTGAAATCCTCTACGAGTCGTGTTCCGGATGCCTCCTATGTCAGTCCTGGTGCGCCTCGAGGCAAGACGTGCCTGAAAAGCTGAGATTAGCCCGCATGGATCTCGTCGAGCTGAACCTAACCCCTCAATCGGTTCAGCGAGTCGAGCAGAGCACCCTAAGCCATCACAACCCCTATCATGAGCCTCATGAGAAAAGGCTCAGCCTCCTCGCTTTGAAACCCTCCTCCAAGAAGGGGGGAAGCATCCTATATTTTGTCGGATGCACAGCCGCTTATCGTAGGCCTGAATTGGCCAGTGCTGCGTTAAGGTTGATGGAGCGATGCGGAGAACCCCCAAGAGTCTTGGATGATGAATGGTGTTGCGGCTTACCGCAATACGAGCTGGGCTTGATGAAAACCGTTGAAAGGCTGGCTCAACATAACCGTGAAGTGATCGTGAACCAAGGAGTCGAGGCCGTCGTCACCTCTTGCCCTGAATGCTACTACATGCTCAGCCAAGTTTATCCTAGGCTGGGATACGCCTTAAACATCCCCGTACACCACATCTCCCAATACCTTAACATGTTGATGGAAGAGAGAAGGCTTAAGCTCGGGAGGAAGCTGAAACCCTTAACCTACCATGATCCATGCTACCTGGGCAGGCGAAGCCAAGTGTACGAGGAGCCTCGGCTGGTTCTGAAACACGTTTCTGAGGATTTGCGGGAGTTGAGGTGGAGTCGAGACAAAGCATACTGCGGGGGAGGAGGAGTCGCCTACTCGCTTACTTATCCGGGTAACGCCTCCAAGGTTGGGGTGAAGGTTTTAGAGGAGGCTGAAAACCTTCATGTTGAAACCCTGGTCACAGCATGCCCCATGTGTAAGCATCAACTCCTCAACGCCGCCCGAGGACGGATTCAAATCCTTGACATAGCGGAGGCGGTGGAATCCGCCGCGCAACTTTAG
- the hisG gene encoding ATP phosphoribosyltransferase, producing MPCLSVALPKGHLWESVVSLLEFAGYRPRLRGERSYTLETVDPELRFRIHRAQNIGPLVEEGIYDLGVTGLDWVRETGIEVVELLDLGVGGVKVVAAVPQAYYRRLRDRGGNLFIELASMLREEGRGKVIVASEYENLTEQLCSQVFSGFPYRLIRSYGATETFIDVADMIVDCSETGATLRENGWEIVYELFSSTARLIAHKKSLEDPWKKGKIQDFASLIKGAIDAREMKLLKMNVLERDLERVINILPSMKSPTISKLYGEGEAGYALEVAVNGRDVIKLIPQLKKAGATDILELDIKKVVR from the coding sequence ATGCCCTGTCTGAGTGTGGCGCTTCCTAAGGGTCATTTGTGGGAGAGTGTGGTCTCTCTTCTGGAGTTCGCGGGTTACCGTCCGAGGTTGAGGGGTGAGAGATCCTATACGTTGGAGACGGTTGATCCGGAGTTAAGGTTTAGGATTCACAGGGCTCAGAACATTGGCCCTCTAGTTGAGGAGGGAATTTACGATCTTGGGGTGACAGGGCTTGACTGGGTTCGGGAAACGGGGATCGAGGTTGTTGAGTTATTGGATTTAGGAGTTGGTGGTGTCAAGGTGGTGGCCGCTGTTCCCCAAGCGTATTATCGGAGGCTTCGAGATCGGGGTGGAAATTTGTTCATCGAGCTTGCCTCCATGCTTCGGGAGGAGGGGAGGGGGAAGGTGATCGTAGCGTCGGAGTATGAGAATTTAACCGAGCAGCTCTGTTCTCAAGTGTTTTCAGGGTTCCCATATCGGTTGATTCGGTCTTACGGGGCGACTGAAACCTTCATCGACGTCGCCGACATGATCGTGGACTGCTCTGAAACCGGAGCCACTTTGAGGGAGAACGGTTGGGAAATCGTGTACGAGTTGTTTTCCTCCACTGCTCGGCTGATCGCTCATAAGAAAAGCTTGGAGGATCCCTGGAAAAAGGGGAAGATCCAAGACTTCGCGTCTTTGATTAAGGGGGCGATCGACGCCAGGGAGATGAAGCTGTTGAAGATGAATGTTTTGGAGAGGGATCTGGAGCGGGTGATTAATATTCTACCATCAATGAAGAGCCCCACCATATCCAAGCTTTACGGCGAAGGCGAGGCCGGATACGCCTTGGAGGTAGCCGTCAACGGCAGGGACGTCATCAAGCTGATTCCGCAGCTTAAAAAGGCAGGGGCCACCGACATCTTGGAACTAGATATAAAAAAGGTGGTTCGATGA
- the tpiA gene encoding triose-phosphate isomerase: MGFNRLTPPIILINFKSYVEGLGERAVKLARAAEDVGERLGVTVGVAPQFVDLRRIRAECRLPVFAQHVDVADPGAYTGSISVDAVRDCGVAGSLLNHSEKRLRLSDLGVLVSSLRNNSLLSIVCVDTEHVSAAGAALNPDMVAIEPPELIGTGRAVSKAKPEIVSNTVSLIKKVNPDVIVLCGAGITRGEDVKSALKLGAEGVLVASGVVKARDQAVAIYELAEAASQAF, from the coding sequence ATGGGGTTTAATAGGTTAACTCCGCCGATAATTCTGATCAACTTCAAGAGCTATGTTGAGGGTTTAGGGGAGAGGGCTGTAAAATTGGCTAGGGCTGCTGAGGATGTGGGGGAAAGGCTTGGCGTTACCGTTGGTGTGGCGCCGCAGTTCGTTGATTTGAGGCGGATACGCGCTGAATGCCGGCTACCTGTCTTCGCCCAACACGTTGATGTAGCCGACCCAGGGGCTTACACTGGCTCCATTAGCGTAGACGCCGTGAGGGACTGCGGGGTCGCTGGAAGCCTTCTGAACCACTCTGAGAAACGGTTGAGGCTTTCAGATCTAGGCGTTTTGGTTTCCAGTCTGAGGAATAATAGTCTCCTGTCTATTGTATGCGTGGACACGGAGCATGTGAGCGCGGCGGGGGCGGCTCTCAACCCGGACATGGTTGCCATCGAGCCTCCTGAGCTGATCGGCACCGGTAGGGCTGTGTCCAAGGCTAAGCCTGAAATCGTTTCTAACACGGTTTCGCTGATAAAGAAGGTTAATCCAGACGTAATTGTCCTCTGCGGGGCGGGGATCACTAGGGGTGAGGATGTGAAGTCGGCGTTGAAGCTGGGGGCTGAGGGGGTTTTGGTGGCCAGCGGCGTGGTGAAGGCCAGGGATCAGGCCGTCGCCATCTACGAGCTCGCTGAAGCCGCCTCACAGGCGTTTTAG
- a CDS encoding FAD-binding oxidoreductase, with product MDSRWDFLYAGLVDIVGEGNVLTGELDRALYAVGRSWLGRTWMAQGLPVPKADFIVQPESEEQVAEVLRFANRMKVPVTPFGGLSSGMGGTIPLYGGVLLDVKKLDRMKELDGRSLRVRVEAGVSCWKLEDELNRAGYTSGHLPASFFCSCVGGFIACRGAGRLSTKYGKMDDMVLGLRVVLPSGEVLETPPVPGHATGPDLKQLFIGSEGAFGVITEAVLKIHPMPEERRFRGVMFPDLHSGLEAMRRIMRMDLVPCLARLYDDEETRTRVKDAWGVSEEGAFLVLGFDGLRRMVDLEEELALKICIEEGGRDLGAEPGEYWWEHKYDDYYPTAKSVREYQALLGGRQAGATTDTCASYDDVEKIYWEMKETFMKRFGEKYDGWFYGHFSHWYKNGAMLYPRWHLYDPPSGVELIRLYLEVWGALVRVALKHGGVLNHHHGVGRILGDYMPEQYGVGFKVLQGVKKVLDPNGIMNPGVLGLW from the coding sequence ATGGATTCTCGTTGGGATTTTCTCTACGCCGGCTTGGTGGATATTGTGGGTGAGGGAAACGTGTTAACCGGTGAGTTGGATAGGGCTCTGTACGCTGTTGGTAGGAGTTGGCTGGGGAGGACTTGGATGGCTCAGGGTTTGCCGGTTCCGAAGGCTGACTTCATCGTTCAACCGGAGAGTGAGGAGCAGGTCGCTGAGGTTCTGAGGTTTGCGAATCGGATGAAAGTCCCAGTCACTCCGTTCGGTGGATTAAGCTCTGGTATGGGTGGGACGATTCCTCTTTATGGGGGCGTACTCCTGGACGTGAAGAAACTGGATCGGATGAAGGAGCTGGATGGCAGATCCCTTAGGGTGAGGGTTGAGGCTGGAGTGAGCTGCTGGAAGCTTGAGGACGAGTTGAACCGGGCTGGATACACGTCGGGGCATTTGCCCGCTTCCTTCTTCTGCTCATGTGTGGGGGGTTTTATCGCGTGTCGTGGGGCGGGTCGATTATCCACCAAGTATGGGAAGATGGATGACATGGTGCTGGGTTTAAGGGTCGTATTACCCAGCGGGGAGGTGTTGGAAACCCCGCCTGTCCCCGGCCACGCTACAGGCCCAGATTTGAAGCAGTTGTTCATAGGCTCTGAAGGAGCCTTCGGGGTGATCACTGAGGCGGTGTTGAAAATTCACCCCATGCCCGAGGAGAGGCGTTTCCGGGGAGTCATGTTCCCCGACCTCCACTCCGGGTTAGAGGCCATGAGGAGGATCATGAGGATGGACCTCGTGCCATGTTTGGCGAGGCTTTATGACGATGAGGAAACTCGAACCAGGGTGAAGGACGCCTGGGGCGTGTCCGAAGAAGGGGCCTTTCTAGTGTTGGGGTTTGACGGGTTGAGGAGGATGGTGGATTTGGAGGAGGAGTTGGCTTTGAAGATTTGCATCGAGGAGGGGGGGCGCGATTTAGGCGCTGAACCTGGGGAATACTGGTGGGAGCATAAATACGACGACTATTACCCGACGGCTAAAAGCGTAAGGGAGTATCAGGCCCTGCTGGGTGGTAGGCAGGCCGGGGCCACCACGGACACCTGCGCCTCCTACGACGACGTCGAGAAAATCTACTGGGAGATGAAGGAAACCTTCATGAAACGGTTCGGAGAAAAGTATGATGGATGGTTTTACGGGCATTTCTCCCATTGGTATAAGAACGGCGCCATGCTATACCCGAGGTGGCATCTATACGATCCGCCAAGCGGCGTGGAGTTGATCAGGCTATACTTGGAGGTGTGGGGCGCCTTGGTGAGGGTGGCCCTCAAACACGGCGGGGTCTTAAACCATCATCACGGGGTGGGGCGAATTTTAGGCGACTATATGCCTGAGCAGTATGGGGTTGGATTCAAAGTCCTCCAAGGAGTCAAGAAGGTGTTAGATCCCAACGGGATCATGAACCCCGGTGTGTTAGGATTGTGGTAG
- a CDS encoding DNA-directed DNA polymerase I — MICSLDFYMEKSTGGVKSQSFISERESDGFFGYLVEVGYDGEKKSAFIKFYEPDQRKIILWYDKTGHLPYCYVKEDLDAVKSNEAIMTHPGLERLESTVKFDALRDVEVELTRIVAKDPLSIGGKPSGSMRDLVKAWEADIKYVENYIYDLNLKPGLPYIVKEDSIVESGFKILEEVERAVQELIQEKEDEYVNLALNWLNLLECPIPWYLRAALDIEVYSDVASRVPDPREAEYPVICVSVVGNDSRSHVYLLEREGMEKEYLPAFDSTVQFYSDEKLLLADVFKKIEEYPFLITFNGDDFDLRYLYHRAERLNIPKETVPIELSKDSASLRRGVHIDLYKFFFNKSIQVYAFSQKYRENTLDEVALSIIEEGKIQPQKPISELSYRELTEYCLNDAELTLKLTTFNDDLVMKLITMLARISYMGLGDVSRQGVSSWIKSMLYKAHRERNMLIPRSDDILSLKGITTTQAIIKGKKYKGAIVVEPVQGVHFKVYVLDFASLYPSIIKVWNLGYETVICPHDDPACKGNLVPGTPLWVCKRNRALESLLIGTLRDLRVEWYKPRSKDPHIPDEKRKLYQVVQNALKVVLNASYGVFGAETFPLYCPPVAESTAAIGRYVITKTIEKARSLGVSVIYGDTDSIFLGNPEREQLEKLVKWSRDELGLELEVDKEYRYVALSSRKKNYLGVYPDGNVDVKGLTGKKRHIPIFLKEAFSQLIGILSQVQSREDFENAIEKIKGIVRKCYLDLKARRIPMEDLAFNVMISKTIEGYVKTTPQHVKAAQLLKDRGYEVKPGDLISFVKVVSDPGVKPVQLAVKEEIDVAKYLEYFNSTFEQVLDALGVDMEELMGGTRLETFFNC, encoded by the coding sequence GTGATCTGTAGCCTTGACTTCTACATGGAGAAAAGCACGGGTGGAGTGAAATCTCAATCCTTCATCTCCGAGAGGGAGTCGGATGGCTTTTTCGGGTATTTAGTTGAAGTGGGCTATGATGGAGAGAAGAAATCCGCTTTCATAAAGTTTTACGAACCTGACCAGCGTAAAATCATTTTATGGTACGATAAAACGGGACATCTCCCTTACTGCTATGTGAAGGAAGACTTAGACGCCGTAAAGTCTAATGAAGCCATCATGACTCATCCTGGACTTGAAAGGCTGGAGTCCACGGTGAAATTCGACGCTTTGCGAGACGTTGAGGTTGAGTTAACTAGAATAGTGGCGAAGGATCCGCTTTCAATCGGCGGCAAACCCTCCGGTTCTATGCGAGACTTGGTGAAGGCCTGGGAAGCGGACATAAAATACGTTGAAAACTACATTTACGATTTAAATCTGAAACCCGGGCTTCCATACATTGTGAAAGAGGATTCAATCGTCGAGTCTGGTTTTAAAATCCTAGAGGAGGTGGAGCGGGCGGTTCAGGAATTAATCCAGGAGAAAGAGGACGAGTACGTGAACTTGGCCTTAAACTGGCTAAACCTCCTTGAATGTCCTATCCCATGGTACTTGAGGGCCGCGTTGGATATAGAGGTTTACTCCGATGTGGCGAGCAGAGTTCCAGACCCAAGGGAAGCGGAGTACCCAGTCATATGCGTCTCCGTGGTGGGAAACGACTCTAGAAGCCACGTATACCTGCTTGAAAGAGAAGGGATGGAAAAGGAATATTTACCAGCATTCGACTCGACAGTCCAGTTTTACTCAGATGAAAAGCTGCTGCTCGCAGATGTTTTCAAGAAAATCGAAGAATACCCGTTTCTCATAACCTTTAACGGAGACGACTTCGATTTACGATATCTCTACCATCGAGCCGAAAGGCTGAACATTCCAAAAGAAACGGTTCCCATCGAGCTGTCGAAGGATTCAGCCTCCCTTCGACGCGGTGTCCACATCGACCTGTACAAGTTTTTCTTCAACAAGTCCATTCAAGTCTACGCCTTCTCCCAAAAGTATAGGGAAAACACCCTTGACGAGGTCGCGTTATCCATCATAGAAGAGGGGAAAATCCAACCCCAAAAGCCAATTTCCGAGTTAAGCTACCGGGAGTTGACTGAATACTGTTTAAACGACGCCGAGCTGACCTTAAAGCTCACAACCTTCAACGACGACTTGGTAATGAAGCTCATCACCATGCTGGCGAGGATAAGCTATATGGGCCTAGGAGACGTTTCAAGGCAAGGCGTCTCCAGCTGGATCAAAAGCATGCTTTACAAGGCTCACAGAGAGAGGAACATGCTGATACCGAGGTCGGATGACATTCTAAGCCTCAAAGGAATCACCACAACCCAGGCCATCATCAAAGGGAAGAAGTATAAAGGCGCGATCGTCGTGGAGCCTGTTCAAGGAGTCCACTTCAAAGTATATGTTTTGGACTTCGCGTCCCTATACCCCTCCATCATAAAAGTGTGGAACCTAGGATATGAAACCGTGATCTGCCCCCATGACGATCCCGCTTGTAAAGGTAACCTCGTCCCAGGAACCCCGCTATGGGTGTGCAAGAGGAACAGGGCGTTAGAAAGCCTGTTAATCGGAACGTTAAGAGACCTCAGGGTGGAATGGTATAAACCCAGATCAAAGGATCCCCACATCCCGGATGAGAAGAGGAAGCTGTATCAAGTAGTTCAAAACGCGTTGAAAGTGGTTTTAAACGCCAGCTACGGAGTGTTCGGAGCTGAAACCTTCCCCCTATACTGTCCCCCGGTGGCCGAGTCCACGGCTGCGATAGGGCGATACGTCATCACAAAAACGATTGAGAAGGCGCGCTCCCTCGGAGTCAGCGTCATCTACGGGGACACGGACTCCATATTCCTAGGAAACCCTGAGAGGGAACAGCTGGAGAAGCTGGTAAAGTGGTCTAGGGATGAGCTGGGGTTGGAACTTGAAGTCGACAAGGAGTACAGGTATGTGGCGTTAAGCTCGAGGAAAAAGAACTATTTAGGCGTATACCCTGACGGCAATGTGGATGTTAAGGGATTAACTGGGAAGAAGAGACATATACCCATCTTCTTAAAGGAGGCCTTCTCCCAGCTGATCGGGATTCTCAGCCAGGTTCAAAGCAGGGAAGACTTTGAAAACGCCATCGAGAAGATAAAGGGCATCGTGAGAAAATGCTATTTGGACCTGAAGGCCAGGAGGATACCGATGGAGGACTTAGCCTTCAACGTCATGATCAGCAAGACCATCGAGGGCTATGTGAAGACGACGCCTCAACACGTTAAGGCCGCCCAACTCCTAAAGGATAGAGGATACGAGGTGAAACCAGGGGACCTCATCTCCTTCGTTAAGGTTGTAAGCGATCCAGGTGTGAAGCCTGTTCAACTGGCTGTGAAAGAGGAAATCGACGTGGCAAAATACTTGGAATACTTCAACTCCACTTTCGAGCAGGTCCTAGACGCGTTAGGCGTCGACATGGAGGAGTTGATGGGGGGCACGAGGCTGGAAACGTTCTTCAATTGCTAA
- a CDS encoding inositol-3-phosphate synthase — MGKINIGVIGVGNCFAGLVQGIEYYRRNPDKTVIGLMHEKIGDYTIFDLNFTSAFDVAANKIGKTLDEAIYQPPNCVNWLPTVPKMKTVVREAPILDGVGVYVEKMINPIKQTKPDEELKRDIVQEIHETGTEMLVNYLPVGSEKAVKFWAEVALEAEVGMVNCMPVFIASDKQWANRFEEKNLPIIGDDVKGQVGATILHRVLAKMLDDRGTVIDQTYQINVGGNTDFANMLERSRLVSKKISKTEAVQSQLTRKLGEEKIYIGPSDFLPFLGNIKIAYINLSARMFADRPFEIECKLTVDDKSNSAGIVIDAVRCLKLALERGVGGPLTSPSSYLMKRPPIQYSDAEAKELTERFIRGEIPR; from the coding sequence ATGGGTAAAATCAACATCGGCGTCATAGGAGTGGGAAACTGCTTCGCCGGCCTAGTCCAAGGAATCGAATACTATAGGAGGAATCCGGATAAAACCGTCATAGGGTTGATGCATGAAAAAATCGGAGACTACACCATATTCGACTTAAACTTCACCTCTGCCTTCGACGTCGCCGCCAACAAAATCGGGAAAACTCTGGACGAAGCCATCTACCAGCCGCCCAACTGCGTCAACTGGCTTCCCACCGTCCCAAAGATGAAAACAGTAGTCAGAGAAGCCCCCATACTTGACGGCGTAGGCGTATACGTGGAGAAGATGATCAACCCGATTAAGCAAACCAAACCCGATGAAGAGTTGAAACGGGACATCGTCCAAGAAATTCATGAAACCGGAACCGAGATGCTCGTCAACTACCTGCCTGTTGGAAGCGAGAAAGCTGTGAAGTTCTGGGCTGAGGTCGCGTTAGAAGCCGAAGTAGGTATGGTAAACTGTATGCCCGTCTTCATAGCCTCAGATAAACAGTGGGCAAATCGATTCGAAGAGAAAAACCTACCCATCATCGGCGATGACGTGAAAGGCCAAGTAGGAGCCACTATCCTCCACCGCGTCCTCGCCAAGATGCTTGACGACAGGGGAACCGTCATCGATCAAACCTACCAAATCAACGTGGGCGGAAACACAGACTTCGCCAACATGCTGGAACGTTCAAGGCTGGTCTCTAAGAAGATCTCTAAAACCGAGGCGGTTCAAAGTCAACTCACCAGGAAACTTGGAGAAGAAAAAATCTACATCGGGCCCTCCGACTTCCTACCCTTCCTAGGGAACATAAAAATCGCGTACATAAACCTCAGCGCCCGCATGTTCGCCGATAGGCCTTTCGAGATCGAGTGCAAACTCACCGTTGACGACAAATCCAACTCAGCGGGCATCGTCATAGACGCAGTTCGATGCCTCAAACTCGCCCTCGAGAGAGGCGTAGGCGGACCCCTTACATCACCTTCCAGCTACCTCATGAAAAGGCCACCTATCCAGTACAGCGACGCTGAAGCTAAAGAATTAACCGAAAGGTTCATCCGCGGAGAAATCCCTCGATAA
- a CDS encoding PAS domain S-box protein: MNEISETGLVGKTETRKRRRLVGNLSLYRFLFEQGPNVNVVIGLDGLIKDVNSRWLKELGYSKEEVVGRPALDFVVPGDKAKVAAQLEKDLRGEPTPQLEVTVHAKDGSMRTILFTPGQLLLRKGGKPSAVLVTGTDITERKRLEDTLRKSESRYRDLSKSITDMFFAMDAELRYTYWNKASEEFTGIKAENALGKSIFDLFPDNEETRRAVAIYQEVLKTRQPKNFVTQYTWKGKTYFFDINVYPLEDGILVLARDVTELKSVEEELRSAKEELQLIYDNLQDNVTFLDSEFRVLRVNRPDDTVFGLKRKEMVGRRCFEVLGDPSLKGPCPECPVKKALETGRPGRSSRWRRDGRFIELTAIPLRGPDGQVSRVVEIGRDLTEYKEAEERLREYSKDLERMVEERTQKLQESNRFLETVLENIPEPVFIKDRSFRYVISNRADRSLLGMSMEEVIGKTDYDLYPKEEADFFRKGDLEVVGKGFAVEFPEEKVTGKDGITRLYHVKKAPIKDDNGEVAYIVGVSKDITELKRLEKELERSRDEVKRLNESLTLSLMRSNKLLTEVSNLREKLRKAADTTVGLDMILNSALTNLNLEMGGVLMLDSTGGRVRARAFQALFEGFKLNDEYPLSSRYVELEALERRKPVSRILQPGESSILGARSVNCAPFYMGGELRGLLALGSRSDQVLQENELYILEAYGELVASVLESERLKVTPSLEQAAAEALEKRFRLEPGSSYLVLGDVEKAYEIFLDQVRGGHHGLCVTRVYPPLVRRQYGLERTPLVWLSEEKAEDEQTVFSLQDLSIIINQFLESVEKAVILLDGFEYLIVNHGFEPFIHFLQLQRSRIERTESVLIAPLIPEALGLREAKLIEREMKALKI; this comes from the coding sequence ATGAATGAAATAAGTGAAACCGGCTTGGTAGGGAAGACTGAAACCCGTAAGCGTAGAAGGCTTGTTGGGAACCTCAGCTTATACAGGTTTCTCTTCGAGCAAGGCCCAAACGTCAACGTGGTGATCGGCTTAGACGGGTTGATTAAAGACGTGAACAGTAGGTGGTTGAAGGAGCTGGGATACAGTAAGGAGGAGGTTGTGGGTAGGCCGGCTCTTGACTTCGTTGTTCCGGGTGATAAGGCCAAGGTGGCGGCTCAGCTGGAAAAGGACCTCAGGGGGGAGCCTACTCCTCAATTGGAGGTCACCGTACACGCTAAGGATGGATCAATGAGAACCATACTGTTCACCCCTGGACAGCTATTGCTAAGAAAGGGAGGCAAACCCAGCGCTGTGCTGGTCACCGGCACAGACATCACGGAGCGCAAACGGTTAGAGGACACGCTGCGGAAAAGCGAGAGCCGATACCGGGATCTGTCTAAAAGCATCACCGACATGTTCTTCGCCATGGACGCGGAGTTAAGGTATACTTACTGGAATAAGGCCTCCGAGGAGTTCACAGGCATTAAGGCGGAAAACGCCCTAGGAAAAAGCATTTTCGACCTCTTCCCAGATAATGAGGAGACCAGGAGGGCCGTCGCCATATACCAGGAGGTTTTAAAAACACGACAGCCCAAAAACTTCGTGACTCAATACACTTGGAAGGGGAAAACGTATTTTTTCGACATCAACGTCTACCCCTTGGAAGACGGAATCCTTGTTCTCGCTCGAGACGTAACTGAGTTAAAGAGCGTTGAAGAAGAACTACGCTCAGCGAAGGAAGAGCTTCAACTAATCTACGATAACCTGCAGGATAACGTAACGTTTCTGGACAGCGAATTCCGAGTGTTAAGGGTGAACCGACCGGATGACACAGTGTTCGGCTTGAAAAGGAAGGAGATGGTTGGCCGGAGGTGCTTTGAGGTGCTGGGGGATCCCAGCCTTAAAGGTCCATGCCCAGAATGCCCAGTGAAGAAGGCGTTGGAAACAGGTCGACCAGGCCGTTCCAGTAGGTGGAGGCGGGACGGCAGATTCATAGAGCTAACGGCCATACCTCTAAGAGGCCCAGACGGACAGGTAAGCCGAGTCGTGGAGATCGGCCGAGACCTCACGGAGTACAAGGAGGCTGAGGAGAGGCTCAGAGAATACTCCAAGGATTTGGAGCGCATGGTCGAGGAGCGAACCCAGAAGCTCCAGGAATCCAACAGGTTTTTGGAAACGGTTTTAGAGAATATCCCCGAACCCGTGTTCATTAAAGATAGGAGTTTCAGATACGTGATATCAAATCGAGCTGATCGAAGCTTGCTGGGCATGTCTATGGAGGAGGTTATAGGGAAAACAGATTACGACCTCTACCCTAAGGAGGAGGCGGACTTCTTCAGGAAAGGGGATCTAGAGGTGGTTGGGAAGGGATTCGCTGTGGAGTTTCCTGAGGAGAAGGTGACTGGAAAGGATGGCATAACCCGACTCTACCATGTGAAGAAGGCGCCTATAAAAGATGATAACGGTGAGGTGGCGTACATCGTCGGCGTATCCAAAGATATCACAGAGTTAAAGCGGTTGGAGAAGGAGTTGGAGCGGAGTAGGGACGAGGTGAAGAGGTTGAATGAAAGCCTAACGTTAAGTTTAATGCGAAGCAACAAGCTGCTAACCGAGGTTTCCAATCTGAGAGAGAAATTAAGGAAGGCGGCTGACACTACGGTAGGGCTGGATATGATCTTGAATTCAGCTTTAACAAACCTCAACTTGGAAATGGGGGGAGTTCTGATGTTAGATTCCACCGGCGGGAGGGTTAGAGCTCGGGCGTTCCAAGCCCTGTTTGAAGGCTTCAAGTTAAACGACGAGTATCCGTTGAGCAGTAGATACGTAGAGTTGGAGGCGTTGGAGCGGAGAAAGCCTGTCTCACGGATCCTCCAGCCCGGTGAGTCCAGCATTCTCGGCGCTCGAAGCGTCAACTGCGCGCCCTTTTACATGGGAGGGGAACTGCGAGGTCTCCTAGCCTTGGGCAGCCGATCGGATCAGGTTCTCCAAGAAAACGAGCTGTACATCTTAGAAGCGTATGGCGAGCTTGTAGCCTCAGTCCTCGAATCGGAGAGGTTGAAGGTGACGCCGAGCTTGGAGCAGGCCGCGGCTGAAGCGTTAGAAAAACGTTTCCGGTTGGAGCCCGGCTCATCCTACCTAGTTTTAGGCGACGTGGAGAAAGCCTACGAGATCTTTTTGGATCAAGTGCGGGGAGGCCATCATGGCCTATGCGTGACCAGGGTTTATCCCCCTCTAGTTAGAAGACAATATGGGCTGGAGCGCACCCCACTGGTGTGGCTGAGCGAGGAGAAGGCTGAAGATGAGCAGACGGTTTTCAGCCTCCAAGACCTCTCCATCATTATTAACCAGTTTCTGGAGTCCGTTGAGAAAGCCGTAATCCTCTTAGACGGCTTCGAGTATTTAATCGTTAACCATGGGTTCGAGCCATTCATTCACTTCCTTCAACTTCAGAGAAGCCGAATCGAGAGAACTGAAAGCGTCTTAATCGCCCCCCTGATCCCTGAAGCCCTAGGACTCAGAGAAGCGAAGCTCATCGAAAGAGAGATGAAAGCTCTGAAAATTTAG